Proteins encoded together in one Streptomyces roseifaciens window:
- a CDS encoding LuxR C-terminal-related transcriptional regulator translates to MKTKSRIVQTLISDEVLQGVYGYALTLPLDDVVDVEGAAARLDLSVLDTQAAFAELTDMGLLRNRPGRGIVAVSPEEAVSRVLGPLEFEIRTRRAQAEEARRRLLSFAPLFETSHSADRQRRQVELIESLVEVRTAIAELSASCSSEILTAQPGGGRREDVLVEAAPRDYETLRRGVEMRILYQHTARSSRGTHSYVEQVARLGAEVRTLDDRFMRFLIFDRECAMFAVPGNPNGAALVRDPYVVAFMVEAYERLWLTAEPFVVDSDAQPEIADALKEIIVRLLTTGLTDEAVARRLGMSVRTCRRHVAELMAALNAESRFQAGYLLASQGE, encoded by the coding sequence ATGAAGACCAAGTCCCGCATTGTGCAGACTTTGATCAGCGACGAGGTGCTGCAGGGGGTGTACGGCTATGCGCTCACCCTTCCACTCGATGACGTCGTCGACGTCGAGGGCGCGGCCGCACGGCTCGACCTCTCCGTCCTGGACACCCAGGCGGCTTTCGCCGAGCTGACCGACATGGGTCTTCTGCGGAACCGGCCAGGGCGCGGCATCGTGGCGGTGTCGCCGGAGGAAGCGGTCAGCCGGGTGCTCGGTCCGCTGGAGTTCGAGATACGCACCCGGCGCGCACAGGCCGAGGAGGCGCGGCGGAGGCTCTTGTCGTTCGCACCGCTCTTCGAGACGAGCCACAGCGCCGACAGGCAGCGCCGGCAGGTCGAGCTCATCGAGAGTCTCGTGGAGGTTCGCACCGCCATCGCCGAGCTGTCGGCGAGCTGCAGTTCGGAGATCCTCACCGCTCAGCCCGGCGGCGGGCGCCGGGAGGACGTGCTCGTGGAAGCGGCGCCGCGCGACTACGAGACGCTCCGCAGGGGCGTGGAGATGCGCATCCTCTACCAGCACACCGCGCGGTCGAGCCGCGGCACCCACTCCTACGTCGAGCAGGTGGCTCGTCTCGGCGCCGAAGTGCGCACGCTGGACGACCGGTTCATGCGGTTCCTGATCTTCGACCGGGAGTGCGCGATGTTCGCCGTACCCGGCAACCCGAACGGTGCCGCGCTCGTCCGGGACCCCTACGTCGTAGCATTCATGGTCGAGGCGTACGAGCGGCTGTGGCTGACGGCCGAGCCCTTCGTCGTCGACAGCGACGCGCAGCCCGAGATCGCGGACGCTCTGAAGGAAATCATTGTCCGGCTGCTCACCACGGGACTGACCGACGAGGCCGTCGCACGGCGCCTGGGCATGTCGGTCCGCACCTGCCGGCGCCACGTCGCCGAGCTCATGGCGGCGCTCAACGCCGAGAGCCGTTTCCAGGCCGGGTACCTGCTTGCATCGCAGGGAGAGTGA
- a CDS encoding acyl carrier protein, with translation MSDDEICRIIASAIAQKAAKKGVSPEMSLRGDLGVDSLTLVSIVFVLGEKTGIDAFGRVEEFVRAESVADIIKVVRQS, from the coding sequence GTGAGCGACGACGAGATCTGCCGGATCATCGCGAGCGCCATCGCGCAGAAGGCGGCTAAGAAAGGAGTGTCACCGGAAATGAGCCTCCGGGGCGATTTGGGTGTCGATTCGCTCACGCTCGTGAGCATCGTCTTCGTCCTGGGGGAGAAGACCGGTATCGATGCCTTCGGTCGTGTCGAGGAGTTCGTCCGCGCCGAATCCGTCGCGGACATCATCAAGGTCGTACGGCAGAGTTGA
- a CDS encoding CoA-binding protein, whose translation MYAEPGIIRKIIEETGDTWALVGLSSNTRRAAYGVAEVLRRHGKRVVPVHPKAETVHGEQGYASLAEIPFEVDVVDVFVNSDLAGPVADEAVAIGAKAVWFQLGVVDEDAYERTRAAGLDMVMDRCPAIELDALRLRNARVTS comes from the coding sequence ATGTACGCAGAACCGGGGATCATCCGGAAGATCATCGAGGAGACCGGCGACACGTGGGCGCTGGTCGGACTGTCGTCCAACACGCGGCGGGCGGCCTACGGCGTGGCCGAGGTGCTGCGGCGCCACGGCAAGCGCGTCGTGCCGGTGCACCCCAAGGCCGAGACGGTGCACGGCGAGCAGGGCTACGCCTCCCTGGCGGAGATCCCCTTCGAGGTCGACGTGGTGGACGTCTTCGTCAACAGCGACCTCGCGGGCCCGGTCGCGGACGAGGCCGTCGCGATCGGCGCGAAGGCGGTCTGGTTCCAGCTGGGGGTCGTGGACGAGGATGCCTACGAGCGGACGCGCGCGGCGGGCCTGGACATGGTGATGGACCGGTGCCCGGCCATCGAACTGGACGCGCTGCGGCTCCGGAACGCCCGCGTCACCTCATGA
- a CDS encoding helix-turn-helix domain-containing protein encodes MATDLDRLTQSLARNLKRWRGERHLTLDALAARSGVSRGMIIQIEQARTNPSVGTTVKLADALGVSITTLLDQEQSTRVQLVPKEQTVRMWSTEAGSHTTLLVGAQGPGPVELWDWRIAPGDVSDSDPHPAGTLELLTVTAGELSLVVDGEEFTVPVGASATFEANVPHTYRNDGGEPVEMTMAVVVPPAH; translated from the coding sequence ATGGCGACGGACCTCGACCGGCTCACCCAGTCGCTCGCCCGCAACCTCAAGCGCTGGCGCGGCGAGCGCCACCTCACCCTCGATGCGCTGGCGGCCCGCTCCGGGGTCAGCCGCGGCATGATCATCCAGATCGAGCAAGCCCGTACGAACCCCAGCGTGGGGACGACCGTCAAGCTCGCCGACGCGCTCGGCGTCAGCATCACCACGCTCCTCGACCAGGAGCAGAGCACCCGCGTCCAGCTGGTGCCCAAGGAGCAGACGGTGCGGATGTGGTCGACGGAGGCGGGCAGCCACACCACCCTGCTCGTCGGTGCCCAGGGCCCCGGGCCCGTCGAGCTGTGGGACTGGCGCATCGCCCCCGGCGACGTCAGCGACTCCGACCCGCACCCGGCCGGAACGCTCGAACTGCTCACGGTCACCGCGGGCGAGCTCAGCCTCGTGGTGGACGGCGAGGAGTTCACCGTGCCCGTCGGCGCCTCCGCGACGTTCGAGGCGAACGTGCCCCACACCTACCGCAACGACGGCGGGGAGCCGGTGGAGATGACGATGGCCGTCGTCGTGCCGCCCGCACACTGA
- a CDS encoding amidohydrolase family protein, translating into MSDVPKVIDFHSHIASGMCFPQSFQGGVVDNMTVALESRGLPVTREKVARMHASTLTDPLCDELVGQMDEAGITESVLLLPDFTYALKDSTHTIEELVEHHKKVVERHPGRFRVFVGVDPRWGADGLALFEKAIVDYRFDGMKLYPPCGYRLSDDMLYPYYEICAQYSLPVLSHIGATSPVLDFEIAQPIYVDRAARDFPGIDFVLAHGSVHYPDEVAMLCNNRPNIYVDVSGYEAFGAAALNTLFRRGINHKILFGTDWPVFRLQGRQRSLVEKLEKEGAFPGSMTDADRDLFFYKNAARLLGKNKLKSAEAAAAL; encoded by the coding sequence GTGTCCGACGTTCCGAAGGTCATCGATTTCCACAGTCACATCGCCTCGGGCATGTGCTTCCCGCAATCCTTCCAGGGCGGTGTCGTCGACAACATGACGGTTGCCCTGGAGAGCCGCGGGCTGCCTGTGACCCGGGAAAAGGTCGCGAGGATGCACGCCAGCACGCTGACGGACCCGCTCTGCGACGAGTTGGTCGGACAGATGGACGAGGCCGGCATCACGGAGTCCGTCCTTCTGCTGCCCGATTTCACCTATGCGCTCAAGGACAGCACGCACACCATCGAAGAGCTCGTCGAGCATCACAAGAAGGTCGTGGAGCGCCACCCCGGCCGTTTCCGGGTCTTTGTGGGCGTCGATCCCCGGTGGGGCGCGGACGGCCTGGCGCTTTTCGAGAAGGCGATCGTCGACTACCGCTTCGACGGAATGAAGCTGTACCCGCCGTGCGGGTACCGGCTCTCGGACGACATGCTCTACCCGTACTACGAGATCTGCGCGCAGTACTCGCTGCCCGTCCTCTCGCACATCGGGGCGACGTCGCCCGTGCTCGACTTCGAGATCGCGCAGCCCATCTACGTCGACAGGGCGGCCAGGGACTTTCCCGGCATCGACTTCGTGCTCGCGCACGGCAGCGTCCACTACCCGGACGAGGTCGCCATGCTGTGCAACAACCGGCCGAACATTTACGTGGACGTCAGCGGTTACGAGGCATTCGGCGCCGCGGCACTGAACACACTCTTCCGGCGCGGGATCAACCACAAGATCCTCTTCGGCACGGACTGGCCGGTGTTCCGGCTCCAGGGCCGTCAGAGGAGCCTGGTCGAGAAGCTCGAAAAGGAAGGCGCATTCCCCGGGTCGATGACCGACGCGGACCGGGACCTATTTTTCTACAAGAACGCGGCGCGGCTGCTCGGCAAGAACAAGCTGAAGTCCGCAGAGGCCGCTGCCGCGCTTTGA
- a CDS encoding EamA family transporter: protein MTAVFALTTSFLWGLADFGGGLLTRRIPALTVVLVSQLLAVGALGAIVVATGAWSETGPQLWYAVAAGVVGPAAMLAFYRALALGPMGVVSPLGALGGVAVPLGVGLVLGERPGILQVAGIAVAIAGVVLASGPSKGGAPVQRQTLILTLVAAFGFGSVMALIAEASHNLTGLFLALFVQRVCNVVVGGGALYISVRRGAPALPEDGWNGIRSSLLPLAFIGLADVAANGTYSIAANNGPVTVAAVLASLYPVVTALAARGVLSERLRTVQAAGAGLALMGTVLLATG from the coding sequence ATGACGGCGGTCTTCGCCCTGACCACGAGCTTCCTGTGGGGGCTGGCCGACTTCGGCGGCGGGCTGCTCACCCGGCGCATACCGGCCCTGACCGTCGTCCTGGTCTCACAGCTGCTGGCCGTGGGCGCCCTGGGAGCGATCGTCGTCGCCACGGGCGCCTGGTCGGAGACAGGCCCCCAGCTCTGGTATGCGGTGGCGGCAGGCGTCGTGGGCCCGGCGGCGATGCTCGCCTTCTACCGGGCGCTGGCCCTGGGCCCCATGGGGGTCGTCTCGCCGCTGGGCGCACTCGGCGGCGTCGCGGTGCCGCTGGGCGTCGGCCTCGTCCTGGGCGAGCGCCCCGGCATCCTGCAGGTCGCCGGCATCGCGGTGGCCATTGCGGGCGTGGTCCTGGCCAGCGGCCCGAGCAAGGGCGGCGCCCCCGTACAGCGCCAGACCCTGATCCTCACGCTCGTCGCCGCCTTCGGCTTCGGCTCGGTAATGGCCCTGATCGCCGAGGCCTCCCACAACCTCACCGGCCTCTTCCTCGCCCTCTTCGTCCAGCGCGTCTGCAACGTGGTCGTGGGCGGCGGCGCCCTCTACATCTCCGTACGGCGCGGCGCACCCGCCCTCCCGGAGGACGGCTGGAACGGCATCCGCTCCTCCCTCCTCCCGCTCGCCTTCATCGGCCTCGCCGACGTGGCCGCCAACGGCACGTACTCCATCGCCGCGAACAACGGCCCTGTGACGGTCGCGGCCGTCCTCGCCTCGCTCTACCCCGTCGTCACGGCCCTGGCCGCACGGGGCGTCCTGAGCGAACGCCTGCGCACGGTCCAGGCCGCGGGCGCCGGCCTGGCACTCATGGGCACGGTCCTGCTGGCCACGGGCTGA
- a CDS encoding IS256 family transposase encodes MSETIVENETVEESVIESAAEAVSDEQLIAMLVDRARTDGLQLTGKGGLLQQLTKRVLESALEGEITDHVGYEKHEASGRNSGNSRNGTRAKTVLTDVGPVEVRVLRDTAGTFEPQIVKKRQRRLTGVDEMVLSLSAKGLTHGEISAHLAEVYGAEVSKQTITTITDKVMEGMAEWQSRPLDRVYPVIFVDAINVKIRDGHVANRPIYLAMAVTVEGTRDILGIWAGDGGEGAKHWLQVFTELRNRGVEDVLMLVCDGLKGLPDAVEAVWPRTVVQTCIVHLIRNSIRYVARQDWDKVARDLKPVYTAPSEAAATERFLEFSEKWGTKYPAVVKLWSDAWAEMVPFLSFDVEIRKVICSTNAIESVNARIRKAVRSRGHFPSEAAALKCVYMALMSLDPTGKGRRRWIMRWKAPLNAFQIAFEGRLTPATGH; translated from the coding sequence ATGAGCGAGACCATTGTCGAGAACGAAACCGTCGAGGAGTCGGTTATCGAGTCGGCCGCGGAGGCAGTGTCGGACGAGCAGTTGATCGCGATGCTGGTCGACCGTGCCCGCACGGACGGGCTGCAGTTAACCGGGAAGGGCGGGCTGCTCCAGCAGCTCACGAAGCGCGTGCTGGAGTCCGCCCTGGAGGGCGAGATCACGGACCACGTCGGCTATGAGAAGCACGAGGCGTCGGGCCGGAACAGCGGCAACAGCCGCAATGGCACCCGGGCCAAGACCGTGCTGACCGATGTCGGTCCCGTCGAGGTCAGGGTGCTCCGGGACACGGCCGGCACGTTCGAGCCGCAGATCGTCAAGAAGCGCCAGCGACGCCTTACCGGTGTCGACGAAATGGTGCTGTCGTTGTCCGCGAAGGGGCTCACCCACGGGGAGATATCCGCGCATCTGGCCGAGGTCTACGGGGCGGAGGTCTCCAAGCAGACCATCACCACGATCACGGACAAGGTGATGGAAGGCATGGCCGAGTGGCAGTCCCGTCCGCTCGACCGCGTCTACCCCGTCATCTTCGTGGACGCCATCAACGTGAAGATCCGCGACGGCCACGTCGCCAACCGTCCCATCTACCTCGCCATGGCCGTGACCGTCGAAGGCACCCGCGACATCCTCGGGATCTGGGCGGGTGACGGCGGCGAGGGCGCCAAGCACTGGCTGCAGGTGTTCACCGAGCTCCGCAACCGCGGCGTCGAGGACGTCCTCATGCTCGTCTGTGACGGGCTCAAGGGCCTGCCGGACGCGGTCGAGGCCGTCTGGCCCCGCACGGTAGTGCAAACCTGCATCGTTCATCTCATTCGCAACAGCATCCGTTACGTCGCCCGGCAGGACTGGGACAAGGTCGCGCGTGACCTCAAGCCCGTCTACACCGCGCCGAGCGAGGCCGCGGCCACCGAGCGGTTCCTGGAGTTCTCCGAGAAGTGGGGCACCAAGTATCCGGCCGTGGTCAAGCTGTGGTCCGACGCCTGGGCTGAGATGGTGCCCTTCCTGTCGTTCGACGTGGAGATCCGCAAGGTGATCTGCTCGACGAACGCGATCGAGAGCGTGAACGCCCGCATCCGCAAAGCCGTCCGGTCCCGCGGGCACTTCCCGAGTGAGGCCGCCGCATTGAAGTGCGTCTATATGGCCCTGATGAGCCTCGACCCCACCGGCAAGGGCCGGCGCCGCTGGATCATGCGCTGGAAGGCGCCCCTGAACGCTTTCCAGATCGCCTTCGAAGGCCGCCTCACCCCCGCCACCGGCCACTGA
- a CDS encoding ADP-ribosyltransferase produces the protein MSFSGFTSTSTSEKRKKAEEFLPLQYPTAGGRRVLYQLELAGRSGRDISAFSQKPEEKEVLLLPGAAFTVQLRNRNEVVRVQGQEIRYDFVWATEATG, from the coding sequence CTGTCCTTCAGCGGCTTCACCAGCACCAGCACCAGCGAGAAACGGAAGAAGGCCGAGGAATTCCTGCCGCTCCAGTACCCGACCGCCGGCGGCCGCAGGGTCCTCTACCAGCTCGAGCTCGCCGGACGTAGCGGGCGGGACATCTCCGCCTTCTCGCAAAAGCCGGAGGAGAAGGAAGTGCTCCTCCTGCCAGGGGCGGCGTTCACCGTACAACTGCGCAACCGCAACGAAGTCGTACGCGTCCAGGGACAGGAGATCCGCTACGACTTCGTCTGGGCCACGGAAGCGACCGGCTGA
- a CDS encoding IS701 family transposase, whose translation MTARRPWPPAPGPLEEYAARFDDLFFTCLAGAEPMAGAGGPPVQRLQFFLSESPWEAGLVNDRRLELLREQPETTAHDGGVIVIDDSGDRKGGTATAHVGRQWLGRYGKADNGVVTVTTVWTDGRIYYPLHTQPYTPAHHFDRGRADPAFRTKPQISAALATQGKEAGFACRAVVADCAYSTSDDWYLALRDAGLPYVVALKPHRGSWARADEPHTPVDAARALAGTGPDHPGDWMPVERHFRDGHTETWWTADARLGGYGPNSPCRLVVATTDPGRLPEHTTWYLTTNLPHPDAPHATTSPHPPADLAEIVHLYGLRPWIEQSYKQIKDELGWADFQVRSARAIKRHQTLVNCAFTFCRDQWFAPPGPLDATAPDPCPDNGPERGTHHTPPAPATLLAQSLSRRPRLAHPRHHPPPLVASLDRQRPTHRTPGPARRGRLRRECLINGGSDDQGDA comes from the coding sequence ATGACCGCTCGCCGTCCGTGGCCGCCCGCGCCGGGGCCGTTGGAGGAGTACGCGGCCCGGTTCGACGACCTCTTCTTCACGTGTCTGGCCGGGGCGGAGCCGATGGCCGGGGCTGGCGGCCCGCCGGTGCAGCGGCTGCAGTTCTTCCTGTCCGAGTCCCCCTGGGAGGCCGGGCTGGTCAACGACCGGCGGCTTGAGCTGCTGCGCGAGCAGCCGGAGACCACTGCGCACGACGGCGGGGTCATCGTGATCGATGATTCCGGGGACCGCAAGGGCGGCACGGCGACCGCGCACGTGGGCCGGCAGTGGCTGGGCCGGTACGGCAAGGCCGACAACGGCGTCGTCACGGTAACCACGGTGTGGACCGACGGGCGTATCTACTACCCGCTGCACACACAGCCGTACACCCCCGCCCACCACTTCGACCGCGGCCGGGCCGATCCCGCCTTCCGCACGAAACCACAGATCTCCGCCGCTCTCGCCACCCAGGGCAAGGAAGCGGGCTTCGCCTGCCGGGCCGTGGTGGCCGACTGCGCCTACTCCACGAGCGACGACTGGTACCTCGCCCTGCGCGACGCCGGGTTGCCCTATGTCGTCGCACTCAAGCCGCACCGCGGCTCCTGGGCCCGCGCCGATGAGCCGCACACTCCGGTCGACGCCGCCCGTGCCCTGGCCGGCACCGGCCCCGACCACCCGGGCGACTGGATGCCGGTCGAGCGCCACTTCCGCGACGGGCACACCGAGACCTGGTGGACCGCCGACGCCCGCCTGGGCGGCTACGGCCCGAACAGCCCCTGCCGCCTGGTCGTGGCCACCACCGACCCGGGCAGACTGCCGGAGCACACCACCTGGTACCTGACCACCAACCTGCCCCACCCCGACGCACCCCACGCCACCACCTCCCCGCACCCGCCAGCCGACCTTGCGGAGATCGTCCACCTCTACGGGCTGCGGCCCTGGATCGAGCAGAGCTATAAACAGATCAAGGACGAACTCGGCTGGGCCGACTTCCAGGTCCGCTCCGCCCGCGCCATCAAACGCCACCAGACCCTGGTCAACTGCGCGTTCACCTTCTGCCGGGACCAGTGGTTCGCCCCACCCGGGCCACTGGACGCCACCGCACCGGACCCCTGCCCCGACAACGGACCAGAGAGGGGGACCCACCACACCCCACCAGCCCCAGCCACCCTGCTGGCCCAGAGCCTTTCGCGCCGTCCGCGCCTGGCTCACCCTCGCCACCACCCTCCACCGCTGGTGGCAAGCCTGGACCGACAAAGACCCACCCACCGAACTCCAGGCCCTGCTCGACGCGGTCGCCTCCGGCGGGAGTGTCTAATCAACGGCGGATCCGATGATCAAGGAGACGCCTGA
- a CDS encoding AMP-binding protein: MPINELYKNLAKHADRRIQFFAIDGRTVTKTFPEVHDDVVRLMSELRDCGIGAGDLVGLAGPNSYEWVVADLALLGLECVSVALPLERRTDAATVDELAGKYGLSAVLVTQVLAGESGLPQGIARLEHRPLRLEKKTRPRSGTEAGNGPHADGGCPPPALPDDVFSIVFSSGTSGSKKGLMMSKKGVENTIRTSGEAWQVDGRDNLLIVMPFSNFQQRYLMYLAVRYGLDATVVAPERMFQKLKDFEPTIILGPPSFFEVACNRVDSAGLKGRLPVLLATALDAVAPGRAGRCLRRRLGRKWMGMYGSRVRLMLTGSAPVPPRTVRLFQLFGAPLHEVYGSTEIGWIALNLPGRSKVGSAGRPVDGIEVEVADDGEVVVRTDRPQCLGYVFEGTETQDAVFLPGGRVTTGDLGRFDEAGFLRLVGRKKNVIITRSGVKINPEELELAVEKGCRAGRAMVLSPDGDGLLTCVVWLDDWQSPERTAEVEAYVSESNKQQEAARRISDVVFRPASELTVESGLLTRNFKVDRGAVTRRIFGESTRAGR, from the coding sequence TTGCCGATCAACGAACTTTACAAGAACCTGGCCAAGCATGCGGATCGCCGGATTCAATTCTTCGCCATCGACGGGAGAACGGTCACCAAAACGTTCCCGGAAGTCCACGATGATGTCGTACGGCTCATGTCCGAGCTGCGCGACTGCGGTATCGGGGCCGGGGACCTCGTGGGACTCGCCGGGCCGAACTCATACGAGTGGGTTGTCGCCGACCTTGCTCTGCTGGGGCTGGAGTGCGTCTCCGTGGCGCTGCCGCTGGAGCGCCGGACGGACGCGGCGACGGTGGACGAACTGGCCGGGAAGTACGGGCTCTCGGCCGTCCTGGTGACCCAGGTGTTGGCAGGTGAATCCGGCCTGCCGCAGGGCATCGCGCGGTTGGAGCACCGGCCGCTGAGGCTCGAGAAGAAAACGCGGCCCCGGAGCGGGACGGAAGCCGGCAACGGACCGCACGCGGACGGCGGCTGTCCGCCGCCGGCCTTGCCGGACGACGTCTTCTCCATCGTCTTCTCCTCGGGCACTTCGGGCAGCAAGAAGGGCCTGATGATGTCCAAGAAGGGCGTCGAGAACACCATCCGGACATCCGGCGAGGCATGGCAGGTGGACGGGCGTGACAACCTCCTGATCGTCATGCCGTTCTCCAACTTCCAGCAGCGCTACCTGATGTACCTGGCCGTCCGGTACGGACTCGACGCGACGGTCGTGGCACCGGAGCGGATGTTCCAGAAACTCAAGGACTTCGAGCCGACCATCATTCTCGGCCCTCCTTCGTTCTTCGAGGTCGCCTGCAACCGGGTCGACTCCGCCGGCTTGAAGGGAAGGCTGCCGGTGTTGCTGGCCACCGCGCTCGACGCCGTGGCACCGGGCCGGGCCGGCCGGTGTCTGCGGAGGCGCCTGGGCAGGAAGTGGATGGGCATGTACGGCTCCCGGGTGCGGCTGATGCTCACCGGATCCGCACCGGTGCCGCCGCGCACGGTCCGGCTGTTCCAGTTGTTCGGCGCCCCCCTCCACGAGGTGTACGGGAGCACCGAGATCGGCTGGATCGCCCTCAACCTGCCGGGGCGCAGCAAGGTGGGCAGTGCGGGCCGGCCGGTCGACGGGATCGAGGTCGAGGTCGCCGACGACGGCGAGGTCGTGGTGCGCACGGACCGTCCGCAGTGCCTCGGCTACGTCTTCGAGGGGACGGAGACCCAGGATGCGGTCTTCCTGCCCGGAGGACGGGTGACGACCGGTGACCTGGGCCGGTTCGACGAGGCGGGGTTCCTGCGCCTGGTTGGCCGGAAGAAGAACGTGATCATCACGCGCAGCGGGGTCAAGATCAACCCCGAGGAGCTCGAACTCGCCGTGGAGAAGGGCTGCCGCGCCGGGCGGGCGATGGTCCTGTCACCCGACGGGGACGGGCTGCTGACCTGTGTCGTCTGGCTCGACGACTGGCAGTCGCCCGAGCGCACGGCCGAGGTCGAGGCGTACGTCAGCGAGTCGAACAAACAGCAGGAGGCCGCCCGCAGGATCTCGGACGTCGTTTTCAGGCCCGCGTCCGAACTGACGGTGGAAAGCGGTCTGCTGACGAGGAACTTCAAGGTCGACAGGGGCGCGGTCACGCGCAGGATATTCGGCGAGAGCACCCGGGCGGGACGATGA
- a CDS encoding polysaccharide deacetylase family protein — translation MRLIRNAFGRRRHGGARSSIRRRTPRPLHLVLTAVLLLAVGAACATRNGSLPGTGDGQNAAGLGHRPGHPHQQAREQPPPVPKAKLTPEQRLAVAQRWGLDEAPLVAPSPPKEKPELSTPEWADKGSGLIPAPASVPTTEKIAFLTIDDGAAKDREFLDMVRDLQVPLSAFLTDESAAEDYGYFRDLHALGVSIQNHTLRHPQLNHVSEDEKYTEICGQQEILEREIGVTPTLFRPPFGDFDADTLAVAEDCGIQAAPLWNEEAFADRIDFRHDDQQFHPGDIILTHFNGPRAWGGTMCDMLRTVLRKLTEQGYALARLEDYA, via the coding sequence ATGCGACTTATACGAAACGCCTTCGGGCGGCGGCGGCACGGCGGTGCCCGCAGCTCCATACGCCGCCGGACCCCGCGCCCCCTCCACCTGGTGCTGACCGCAGTCCTGCTGCTGGCCGTCGGAGCCGCGTGCGCGACCCGGAACGGCTCCCTGCCCGGCACCGGGGACGGCCAGAACGCGGCCGGCCTCGGGCATCGGCCGGGCCACCCCCACCAGCAGGCACGGGAGCAGCCGCCACCGGTGCCGAAGGCGAAACTGACCCCGGAGCAGCGGCTCGCCGTGGCACAGCGCTGGGGCCTGGACGAGGCGCCGCTCGTCGCACCGTCCCCGCCGAAGGAGAAGCCGGAGCTGTCCACGCCGGAGTGGGCGGACAAGGGATCGGGGCTGATCCCCGCCCCCGCCTCCGTGCCGACCACCGAGAAGATCGCCTTCCTGACGATCGACGACGGCGCGGCGAAGGACCGGGAGTTCCTGGACATGGTGCGGGACCTGCAGGTGCCGCTGTCCGCCTTCCTCACCGACGAGTCCGCGGCCGAGGACTACGGCTACTTCCGCGACCTGCACGCGCTCGGCGTCTCCATCCAGAACCACACGCTGCGCCACCCGCAGCTGAACCACGTCTCCGAGGACGAGAAGTACACGGAGATCTGCGGCCAGCAGGAGATCCTGGAACGTGAGATAGGCGTCACACCGACGCTCTTCCGCCCGCCGTTCGGCGACTTCGACGCCGACACCCTCGCCGTCGCCGAGGACTGCGGGATCCAGGCCGCTCCCCTGTGGAACGAGGAGGCCTTCGCGGACCGGATCGACTTCCGCCACGACGACCAGCAGTTCCACCCCGGCGACATCATCCTGACCCACTTCAACGGGCCCAGGGCCTGGGGCGGCACCATGTGCGACATGCTGCGGACGGTGCTGCGCAAGCTCACGGAGCAGGGCTACGCGCTGGCGCGGCTGGAGGACTACGCCTGA
- a CDS encoding GNAT family N-acetyltransferase — protein sequence MTGVREATPGDAEEIVRLRRLMFAAMSSDDAGGDWERAAEEQARRQLAARPRLLGAFVVDGDPAQGGPPHLAACAVGRVEERLAAPGHPHGRFGFVFTVSTDERYRGRGFARATTEALLEWFAGQGVTRVDLHATPDAEHLYRSLGFAEHSVALSLNVASRAVRP from the coding sequence ATGACCGGGGTGCGGGAAGCGACCCCCGGGGATGCCGAGGAAATCGTCCGGCTCCGCCGGCTGATGTTCGCCGCGATGAGCAGCGACGACGCCGGGGGCGACTGGGAGCGCGCTGCGGAGGAGCAGGCGCGTCGGCAGCTCGCGGCACGGCCGCGCCTGCTCGGGGCGTTCGTCGTGGACGGCGACCCGGCGCAGGGCGGGCCGCCGCACCTGGCCGCGTGCGCCGTGGGCCGGGTGGAGGAGCGACTGGCCGCGCCCGGGCACCCGCACGGGCGGTTCGGCTTCGTCTTCACCGTGTCCACCGACGAGCGCTACCGGGGCCGGGGCTTCGCGCGGGCGACGACGGAGGCGCTGCTGGAGTGGTTCGCCGGGCAGGGCGTCACGCGCGTCGACCTGCACGCGACGCCGGACGCCGAACACCTCTACCGGAGCCTGGGGTTCGCCGAGCACTCGGTCGCACTGTCCCTGAACGTGGCGTCGCGCGCGGTGCGGCCCTGA